Proteins encoded by one window of Rutidosis leptorrhynchoides isolate AG116_Rl617_1_P2 chromosome 7, CSIRO_AGI_Rlap_v1, whole genome shotgun sequence:
- the LOC139860432 gene encoding uncharacterized protein: MCLTCSRTSSLVNGSPTREFDLRSGLRQGDLLSLFLFLIIMEGFNLDIKKAVELNIIKGASVGGDNINISHLLYADDAVIVSEWNQEEMVNIIRIFNIFFLASGLKINISKSNVYGINVSDEEMAGMVSHSGCCSGSFPFTYLGIPLGSNMNLIANWKPLIDKFKKRLSFWQARMLSYGGRLTLIKSVLGSIDKFVDGNWKWIWNRDCIGGRNEEYLANLVNLLPNIQFTDEHDGYSWAIDNSNEYSVFSTRNFIDNQILITDNIKTRWVKELPIKINIPLWRIARDRLPNRVNLHQRGIVLQRNDCPVCNSEAETLNHLFFFCELAQDLWRKIRLWCDSNIPNFSNWNDWISWYDNWVGLNTSKCRAYCIVAAYFWIMWRFRNGVVFQDEVLNKGDLFDLIRSTSYFCYFNRSRYKINYNNWLLKPL, translated from the exons ATGTGCCTAACTTGTTCAAGAACATCAAGTTTGGTTAATGGCAGTCCGACTAGAGAATTTGATCTTAGAAGTGGTCTTAGACAAGGTGATCTATTGAGCCTGTTTCTCTTTTTAATAATTATGGAAGGGTTTAATTTGGATATTAAAAAGGCGGTTGAATTAAATATTATTAAAGGTGCAAGTGTTGGTGGTGACAATATTAACATCTCTCATCTTTTATATGCGGATGATGCCGTAATTGTTTCTGAATGGAATCAAGAGGAGATGGTTAACATCATAAGGATCTTTAACATTTTTTTCCTTGCATCAGGATTAAAGATAAACATTTCTAAATCAAATGTTTATGGAATTAATGTTAGTGATGAGGAAATGGCAGGAATGGTATCTCATTCAGGATGTTGTTCAGGTTCTTTTCCTTTTACTTACTTGGGTATTCCATTGGGATCCAACATGAACCTGATTGCTAATTGGAAACCACTTATTGACAAATTCAAAAAAAGATTATCTTTTTGGCAAGCTAGAATGTTATCTTATGGAGGGAGATTAACTTTGATCAAATCGGTTCTTGGTAGTATTG ATAAATTCGTTGATGGCAATTGGAAGTGGATATGGAATAGAGATTGTATTGGTGGTAGAAACGAAGAATACCTAGCTAACTTGGTGAATTTGTTACCGAATATTCAGTTCACTGATGAGCATGATGGTTACAGTTGGGCAATTGATAATTCAAACGAGTATAGTGTGTTCAGTACTcgaaatttcatcgataatcaaatCTTAATTACTGATAATATCAAAACAAGATGGGTGAAAGAATTACCGATTAAGATTAATATTCCGTTGTGGAGAATTGCTAGAGATCGGCTACCAAATCGTGTGAATCTTCATCAGCGTGGTATTGTTTTACAGAGAAATGATTGTCCAGTTTGTAATAGTGAAGCTGAAACATTGAATCACCTGTTCTTTTTTTGCGAGCTTGCACAAGATTTATGGCGTAAGATAAGACTTTGGTGTGATTCGAATATACCTAATTTCTCTAATTGGAACGATTGGATCTCCTGGTATGATAATTGGGTTGGGCTTAATACTTCAAAGTGTCGGGCTTATTGCATTGTGGCTGCTTATTTTTGGATCATGTGGCGTTTTCGTAATGGCGTTGTTTTTCAAGACGAGGTGCTAAATAAAGGCGATTTATTCGATTTGATTCGCTCTACTTCTTACTTTTGTTATTTTAATAGAAGTagatataaaattaattataacaattggCTATTGAAGCCGTTGTAA